Proteins encoded in a region of the Planococcus citri chromosome 1, ihPlaCitr1.1, whole genome shotgun sequence genome:
- the LOC135838626 gene encoding uncharacterized protein LOC135838626 isoform X2 translates to MDDTTSRVYDLTFPSPVTLKEISAIALVAELWREEIAHRTEIKTVKSRKIPILDLAWNIPLEKMMPLVPSKLYDLLDEYHHKFELSIVLWLQHHFINVVFDSDYDGYIGSLNNFHDFVWDQNGTIHYVRTAKRMMLSDRLPAYEKFRIAYMYCLEDDIRRIWPSVRWRMTGINFQDTPLLYYWICRIINELHSIPNPRDVPIDEFMLSNCSGGGFYSVEYFWNRTPYERRSQATIAMSSFDPGLFARFILPRLNDFELRSLLAERGAAFMTSLMENVGKNYANALPAWMYIRNQMNVSQFIQLIQILLSHETNYFIIEERSNSKAKVNLCCEIWKSSPENLKLSALKNNRIFSNKDVFRRIKAEPSEPREMRFLITILLDANFEQRHKFWTKTM, encoded by the exons ATGGACGATACCACCTCACGAGTTTACGATCTTACTTTCCCAAGTCCTGTGACACTGAAAGAAATTTCAGCTATCGCACTCGTTGCCGAACTATGGCGTGAAGAAATCGCACACCGTACCGAAATTAAAACTGTGAAAAGCCGGAAAATACCTATACTTGATTTAGCATGGAATATTCCGCTGGAAAAGATGATGCCCCTTGTTCCATCGAAGCTTTACGATTTACTCGACGAATACCATCACAAGTTCGAATTATCAATTGTTCTTTGGCTACAGCACCATTTCATCAATGTAGTATTCGATTCTGATTACGATGGTTATATCGGGTCTTTGAACAATTTCCATGATTTTGTATGGGATCAGAATGGTACCATTCATTATGTTCGAACTGCCAAACGAATGATGCTCAGTGATCGACTCCCTGCCTATGAGAAATTCAGAATCGCGTATATGTACTGTTTAGAAGACGATATTAGACGAATTTGGCCATCTGTTCGCTGGCGCATGActggaataaattttcaagatactCCACTACTGTACTATTGGATTTGTCGTATTATAAACGAACTACACAGTATACCGAATCCTCGTGATGTACCAATCGACGAGTTTATGCTTTCTAATTGCAGCGGTGGAGGCTTTTATTCAGTCGAGTACTTTTGGAATCGTACACCCTACGAAAGGCGATCGCAAGCAACGATCGCTATGTCTAGCTTCGATCCCGGTTTATTCGCTAGATTCATTTTACCAAGATTGAACGATTTCGAGCTAAGATCACTTCTCGCTGAAAGGGGTGCTGCTTTTATGACTTCTTTGAtggaaaatgttggaaaaaactACGCTAACGCTCTTCCTGCTTGGATGTACATTAGAAACCAAATGAACGTTAGTCAGTTCATTCAATTAATCCAGATCCTGCTGAGTCACGAGACTAACTATTTCATCATTGAGGAACGATCGAATTCCAAGGCTAAAGTTAATTTATGCTGCGAAATATGGAAAAGTTCTCCCGAGAATTTGAAACTATCggctttaaaaaataatagaatattttcgaataaagaTGTGTTCAGAAGAATAAAAGCTGAGCCATCTGAACCTAGAGAAATGAGATTCCTAATCACAATTCTGTTGGATGCGAATTTTGAACAGAGACACAAATTCTG GACGAAAACGATGTAA
- the LOC135838626 gene encoding uncharacterized protein LOC135838626 isoform X1 yields the protein MDDTTSRVYDLTFPSPVTLKEISAIALVAELWREEIAHRTEIKTVKSRKIPILDLAWNIPLEKMMPLVPSKLYDLLDEYHHKFELSIVLWLQHHFINVVFDSDYDGYIGSLNNFHDFVWDQNGTIHYVRTAKRMMLSDRLPAYEKFRIAYMYCLEDDIRRIWPSVRWRMTGINFQDTPLLYYWICRIINELHSIPNPRDVPIDEFMLSNCSGGGFYSVEYFWNRTPYERRSQATIAMSSFDPGLFARFILPRLNDFELRSLLAERGAAFMTSLMENVGKNYANALPAWMYIRNQMNVSQFIQLIQILLSHETNYFIIEERSNSKAKVNLCCEIWKSSPENLKLSALKNNRIFSNKDVFRRIKAEPSEPREMRFLITILLDANFEQRHKFWCENWRNLIFGAPVEDLQVVMKLCFQDENDVSSFKEQHMSKYENIRLFCVQSLEHGCFEELSKFLYFCYSDKQNVKVLKQQLLRSNFLAKKSILSFSILFDYTRELNAFVEDAFEDFDLRLEFKNQFLSSPVNEDVLFECVRDGYFDCLIQFVGTFVPEERAVGVKQRLLDYFKERLVSGSICQVEDGELQKFLAWLLGSEDEIGKFKQSLSVSDVFCKMIQVTLKRGKHSSDGSMKYPDKLDDFLNWYFDNNAEEIRKIKERYSDKLKVFGD from the coding sequence ATGGACGATACCACCTCACGAGTTTACGATCTTACTTTCCCAAGTCCTGTGACACTGAAAGAAATTTCAGCTATCGCACTCGTTGCCGAACTATGGCGTGAAGAAATCGCACACCGTACCGAAATTAAAACTGTGAAAAGCCGGAAAATACCTATACTTGATTTAGCATGGAATATTCCGCTGGAAAAGATGATGCCCCTTGTTCCATCGAAGCTTTACGATTTACTCGACGAATACCATCACAAGTTCGAATTATCAATTGTTCTTTGGCTACAGCACCATTTCATCAATGTAGTATTCGATTCTGATTACGATGGTTATATCGGGTCTTTGAACAATTTCCATGATTTTGTATGGGATCAGAATGGTACCATTCATTATGTTCGAACTGCCAAACGAATGATGCTCAGTGATCGACTCCCTGCCTATGAGAAATTCAGAATCGCGTATATGTACTGTTTAGAAGACGATATTAGACGAATTTGGCCATCTGTTCGCTGGCGCATGActggaataaattttcaagatactCCACTACTGTACTATTGGATTTGTCGTATTATAAACGAACTACACAGTATACCGAATCCTCGTGATGTACCAATCGACGAGTTTATGCTTTCTAATTGCAGCGGTGGAGGCTTTTATTCAGTCGAGTACTTTTGGAATCGTACACCCTACGAAAGGCGATCGCAAGCAACGATCGCTATGTCTAGCTTCGATCCCGGTTTATTCGCTAGATTCATTTTACCAAGATTGAACGATTTCGAGCTAAGATCACTTCTCGCTGAAAGGGGTGCTGCTTTTATGACTTCTTTGAtggaaaatgttggaaaaaactACGCTAACGCTCTTCCTGCTTGGATGTACATTAGAAACCAAATGAACGTTAGTCAGTTCATTCAATTAATCCAGATCCTGCTGAGTCACGAGACTAACTATTTCATCATTGAGGAACGATCGAATTCCAAGGCTAAAGTTAATTTATGCTGCGAAATATGGAAAAGTTCTCCCGAGAATTTGAAACTATCggctttaaaaaataatagaatattttcgaataaagaTGTGTTCAGAAGAATAAAAGCTGAGCCATCTGAACCTAGAGAAATGAGATTCCTAATCACAATTCTGTTGGATGCGAATTTTGAACAGAGACACAAATTCTGGTGCGAAAATTGGCGTAATTTGATCTTCGGTGCTCCTGTGGAAGACCTACAAGTAGTAATGAAGTTATGTTTTCAGGACGAAAACGATGTAAGCTCGTTTAAAGAGCAGCACATGTCTAAATACGAAAATATCCGCCTATTTTGCGTCCAGTCGCTAGAACACGGATGTTTCGAGGAATTGAgcaagtttttatatttttgttattctGACAAGCAAAACGTCAAAGTGTTGAAACAGCAACTGTTGAGGTCAAACTTTCTCGCTAAAAAATCTATTCTTAGCTTCAGTATTTTATTTGATTACACTCGGGAGTTGAATGCGTTCGTCGAAGATGCTTTTGAGGACTTCGATCTTCGtcttgaattcaaaaatcaattccttTCATCCCCTGTGAATGAAGACGTCTTATTCGAATGTGTTCGCGATGGTTACTTCGATTGTCTGATACAATTTGTTGGAACATTTGTGCCGGAAGAACGAGCTGTTGGTGTGAAGCAACGTTTATTGGATTATTTCAAGGAGCGATTGGTCTCTGGTAGTATCTGTCAAGTGGAGGATGgtgaattacaaaaatttctcgCCTGGTTGTTGGGTAGTGAAGATGAGATCGGTAAATTCAAACAGTCCTTATCAGTGAGTgatgttttttgtaaaatgatacAGGTAACGTTGAAACGTGGGAAACATTCGAGTGATGGTTCTATGAAATACCCTGATAAGctggatgattttttgaactggtATTTCGATAATAATGCCGAAGAGATTCGAAAAATTAAGGAACGGTACTCTGATAAGTTGAAGGTGTTTGGTGATTGA